The following proteins are encoded in a genomic region of Stegostoma tigrinum isolate sSteTig4 chromosome 2, sSteTig4.hap1, whole genome shotgun sequence:
- the cmtm7 gene encoding CKLF-like MARVEL transmembrane domain-containing protein 7 has product MEETRNTDSGFVDLNYAKSVSGIFKIVQAIVVFIAFLCIRLSDGTGSSTYRYFEVVTIWFFVMALVFYTIYFTRLHLKITCIHWSLTEFLHYAVATILLLIASIVGATKTAGSAGLAAGVFFGFASTVLYGIGTWQSYKTWRVPQPSTVSV; this is encoded by the exons atggaggagaccaGGAATACAGACAGCGGCTTCGTAGACCTAAATTACGCCAAGTCCGTTTCTGGCATTTTCAAGATTGTACAAGCG ATTGTGGTATTCATAGCATTCCTGTGTATAAGGTTGTCAGATGGAACGGGCAGCTCAACTTACCGCTACTTTGAAGTTGTGACCATCTGGTTTTTTGTTATGGCTTTGGTCTTTTACACCATTTACTTCACAAGACTTCATCTGAAAATCACTTGCATTCACTGGTCACTAACA GAATTTCTTCATTATGCTGTTGCTACAATTCTGCTGTTAATTGCTTCAATTGTTGGAGCAACTAAGACTGCTGGCAGTGCTGGATTGGCAGCTGGGGTG TTCTTTGGCTTTGCTTCGACAGTTCTGTACGGTATTGGTACATGGCAATCCTACAAGACATGGCGTGTCCCTCAACCATCAA CTGTGTCTGTATAA